A stretch of the Mycoplasmoides genitalium G37 genome encodes the following:
- the lysS gene encoding lysine--tRNA ligase: MSDRLNDQAQHRLQKLLRLKQTNNDPYLVTKTSLTHSSKSFQVEFEKCSEEELKKKATVSLAGRIIAIRQTFLIIQDFDGQVQLYINKKIHPKLFDYFNEFVDIGDQIVVSGKPMLTKTKVLTLAVEEMKIIAKCLLVPPEKWHGLTDIETRARKRFLDLTYNLAMRDVFLKRTKIIKSIRSFLDQNGFIEVETPTLQAVLGGANAKPFKTHYNALKADFYLRIANEIALKKLIIGGFNKVYEMGKMFRNEGVDTTHNPEFTSIEIYQAYADFEVMLVLVEKLIQSLCESLNQFSFNWNNKTINLKTPFHKITMVELIKKVTGIDFNSVKDDQSAILLAEKHHVKLAKHQQNKQHIINLFFEQFCEQTLIEPTFVTHYPKAVSPLAKQDPSNPEFTQRFELFINGKEIANAYSELNDPLEQRKRFEQQLEEKQLGNDETSELDESFLEALSFGMVNTAGLGIGIDRLVMLLCECNSIRDVVFFPQLREHK; the protein is encoded by the coding sequence ATGAGTGATCGTTTAAATGATCAAGCCCAACATCGCTTGCAGAAACTTTTAAGGTTAAAACAAACTAATAATGACCCTTATTTAGTAACAAAAACTAGTCTAACCCATTCTTCAAAAAGCTTTCAAGTTGAATTTGAAAAATGTTCAGAAGAAGAGTTGAAGAAAAAAGCAACTGTCTCACTAGCTGGAAGGATCATTGCTATTAGACAAACCTTTTTAATTATTCAAGATTTTGATGGTCAAGTCCAACTTTACATCAATAAAAAAATCCATCCTAAGTTATTTGATTACTTTAATGAATTTGTTGATATTGGTGATCAAATTGTTGTTAGTGGTAAGCCAATGTTAACTAAAACAAAGGTATTAACTTTAGCTGTTGAAGAGATGAAAATCATTGCTAAGTGTTTATTGGTTCCACCTGAAAAGTGACATGGACTTACTGATATTGAAACCCGCGCTCGCAAGCGCTTTCTTGATCTTACCTATAACTTAGCAATGCGTGATGTTTTTCTGAAACGCACTAAGATTATTAAATCAATCCGTAGCTTTCTTGATCAAAATGGTTTTATTGAAGTTGAAACCCCCACTTTACAAGCTGTTTTAGGAGGAGCTAATGCTAAACCCTTTAAAACCCATTACAATGCTTTAAAAGCGGATTTTTATCTCAGAATTGCTAATGAAATAGCATTAAAAAAACTCATTATTGGTGGATTTAACAAGGTTTATGAAATGGGTAAAATGTTCCGTAATGAAGGGGTTGATACTACCCACAATCCTGAGTTTACCAGTATTGAAATATATCAAGCTTATGCAGATTTTGAAGTCATGCTTGTGCTTGTTGAAAAGCTGATTCAATCACTTTGTGAAAGCTTAAACCAATTTAGCTTTAACTGAAATAACAAAACGATTAATCTAAAAACACCATTTCATAAGATAACAATGGTTGAACTTATTAAGAAAGTTACAGGGATCGATTTTAATTCAGTAAAAGATGATCAATCTGCCATTTTATTAGCAGAAAAACATCATGTTAAACTAGCAAAACACCAACAAAATAAGCAACACATCATTAATTTGTTTTTTGAACAGTTTTGTGAACAAACATTAATTGAACCTACCTTTGTAACCCATTATCCAAAAGCAGTTTCTCCTTTAGCAAAACAAGATCCTTCAAATCCTGAATTCACCCAACGATTTGAACTTTTTATTAATGGTAAAGAGATTGCTAATGCTTACAGTGAGCTAAACGATCCTTTAGAACAAAGAAAAAGGTTTGAACAACAACTTGAAGAAAAACAGCTTGGTAATGATGAGACAAGTGAACTTGATGAATCGTTTTTAGAAGCATTAAGTTTTGGGATGGTAAACACTGCTGGGCTTGGGATAGGTATTGATCGTTTGGTAATGTTGTTATGTGAATGTAATTCTATCCGTGATGTTGTTTTCTTCCCCCAGTTGCGTGAACATAAATAG
- a CDS encoding DUF5378 family protein has translation MQTLNYLVIILIIAGVISVLAFTPLVRKLKIRFYLIQVLAIVLFVYVFFGRQIIYLFPDVYGQNSQSSQNLDSLRLSRIFLLDLCPFFAVIAPVFVFLKQKKISGVLAVFGLFGALVTLFGELIFTPVNEQDIVNFIFVGTGNNQIYFMMHFLSLLVSLAIILWDNCFSLISFFYIHVFALIYFSYVALMVSVFKGQITGNTTGILASDWTNGEYKNVATFLNLSNSDPQLVFIVGFSLSYVAILLMTLFANIPTFMEMKKDKIFIKKENLIRKDLELLA, from the coding sequence ATGCAGACACTTAACTACCTTGTCATCATCCTTATTATTGCTGGTGTAATTTCTGTTTTAGCTTTTACTCCTTTAGTTCGAAAACTAAAGATTAGGTTCTATCTAATTCAAGTACTAGCCATTGTACTGTTTGTCTATGTTTTTTTTGGTAGGCAGATTATTTATTTATTCCCTGATGTTTATGGACAAAATTCCCAATCTTCACAAAATTTAGATTCACTACGACTAAGTAGGATATTTTTATTAGATCTTTGTCCATTTTTTGCTGTTATTGCGCCAGTGTTTGTCTTTTTAAAGCAAAAAAAGATTAGTGGGGTGTTAGCTGTTTTTGGGTTATTTGGAGCTTTGGTTACTCTTTTTGGTGAACTAATTTTTACACCTGTTAATGAACAAGATATTGTGAATTTCATCTTTGTTGGTACAGGAAATAACCAGATTTATTTCATGATGCATTTTCTCAGTTTACTTGTAAGCTTAGCAATTATCTTGTGGGATAACTGTTTTTCTTTAATCTCATTTTTCTATATCCATGTGTTTGCTCTAATTTACTTTAGTTATGTAGCTTTGATGGTATCTGTGTTTAAGGGCCAGATCACAGGTAATACAACTGGTATCTTAGCAAGTGATTGAACTAATGGTGAATATAAAAATGTGGCGACCTTTCTTAACTTAAGCAATAGTGATCCACAACTTGTGTTTATTGTGGGCTTTAGTTTAAGTTATGTTGCAATTTTACTAATGACACTCTTTGCTAATATCCCTACATTTATGGAAATGAAAAAGGATAAGATCTTTATTAAAAAAGAAAATCTAATTAGAAAAGACCTGGAACTTTTGGCATAG
- a CDS encoding adhesin, whose amino-acid sequence MITQHLNKENTRWVFIPNFSPDIWTGAGYRKANNNNNGIPFEQVKPSNSSTPFNPTSAGGSSAKKTTTYSFLPNSISPTSDWINALTFTNKNNPQRNQLLLRALLGTIPVLINKSGDSNDQFNKDSEQKWDKTNEKDGNLPGFGEVNGGFYKIFTYLIVKKVLNFS is encoded by the coding sequence ATGATCACTCAACATTTAAATAAAGAAAACACCCGGTGGGTGTTTATACCTAACTTTTCACCTGACATCTGAACAGGAGCAGGTTATAGAAAAGCTAATAACAACAATAACGGCATTCCTTTTGAACAGGTGAAACCTAGCAATAGTAGTACCCCCTTTAATCCCACCTCAGCTGGTGGCTCCTCAGCCAAAAAAACAACCACCTATTCCTTTTTACCCAATTCCATCAGTCCCACCAGTGACTGGATCAACGCATTGACTTTCACTAATAAGAATAACCCGCAACGAAATCAACTGTTGTTAAGAGCACTGTTAGGAACTATTCCGGTCTTGATCAATAAGAGTGGGGATAGTAATGATCAATTTAACAAGGATAGTGAGCAGAAATGGGATAAAACGAATGAAAAAGATGGGAATTTACCTGGGTTTGGGGAGGTGAATGGTGGTTTTTATAAGATTTTTACTTATTTAATAGTTAAAAAAGTTTTGAATTTTTCTTAG
- a CDS encoding ribonuclease J, whose protein sequence is MIKDFNPGDFIGKKPTKIYAFGGIQEVGKNMYGIEYDDEIIIIDCGIKFASDDLLGINGIIPSFEHLIENQSKVKALFITHGHEDHIGGVPYLLKQVDIPVIYAPRIAASLILKKVNEHKDAKLNKIVTFDDFSEFQTKHFKIDFYRVNHSIPDAFGICVQTPNGNIVQSGDYRFDFAAGSEMLDVHKVVKIAERNVHVFMSESTNAEVPGFSQSEKLIYRNIQKILKEARGRVILTTFASNITRINEIIEIALNNKRKICLLGKSMDVNVNISRKIGLMAIDSNDIVEVRDIKNYPDRNILILCTGSQGEEAAALNTMARGKHNWVSLKSTDTIIMSSNPIPGNYAAVENLLNELSKFGVAIYENSSQLKLHASGHATQQELQLMLNLMFPKYLIPIHGEFKMMRTIKNIANECGIKSEDVALLSNGQVMYLIDEELYYSNEIINADPIYIESHNSSPDLARIIKQRQILSRDGMFAVIVVFDKNNNIIGIPTLITRGCFFALDSNPLMTKIAHSVKRTLESVIQSKKFNSHEQLTKELKRVCKETVSYFIWKNKNRNPLISTVLSWI, encoded by the coding sequence ATGATAAAGGATTTTAATCCTGGTGATTTTATTGGTAAAAAACCAACTAAAATCTATGCTTTTGGTGGTATCCAAGAAGTTGGTAAAAACATGTATGGGATTGAATATGATGATGAAATCATCATTATTGACTGTGGCATTAAATTTGCTAGTGATGATCTACTTGGCATCAATGGGATTATCCCTAGTTTTGAACACTTAATTGAAAACCAAAGTAAGGTTAAAGCATTGTTTATTACCCATGGTCATGAAGACCATATTGGGGGTGTACCATACCTTTTAAAGCAGGTTGATATTCCTGTTATCTACGCACCAAGGATCGCAGCATCATTAATCTTGAAAAAGGTTAATGAGCACAAGGATGCTAAGCTCAATAAGATAGTTACTTTTGATGATTTTAGTGAGTTTCAAACCAAACACTTCAAAATTGATTTTTACCGGGTAAACCACTCGATTCCCGATGCTTTTGGAATCTGTGTGCAAACCCCTAATGGCAACATTGTTCAAAGCGGTGACTACCGGTTTGATTTTGCTGCTGGGAGTGAGATGTTAGATGTTCATAAAGTAGTGAAAATTGCCGAGCGCAATGTCCATGTTTTTATGAGTGAATCTACTAATGCTGAAGTACCAGGTTTTTCCCAAAGTGAAAAGTTAATTTACAGAAACATCCAAAAGATCTTAAAAGAAGCAAGGGGTAGGGTTATTTTAACTACTTTTGCATCTAACATCACACGGATTAATGAAATTATTGAGATTGCTTTAAACAACAAACGCAAGATCTGTTTATTGGGTAAATCAATGGATGTTAATGTTAATATTTCACGCAAAATTGGATTGATGGCAATTGATAGTAATGATATTGTGGAAGTTCGTGATATCAAAAACTATCCTGATCGTAATATCTTAATCTTGTGCACTGGTTCACAAGGTGAGGAGGCTGCTGCTTTAAACACAATGGCACGTGGTAAGCATAATTGGGTGAGCTTAAAATCAACTGACACCATTATTATGTCTTCAAATCCAATTCCAGGTAATTATGCTGCAGTTGAAAACTTGCTTAATGAACTCTCTAAGTTTGGTGTTGCTATTTATGAAAATTCATCCCAACTAAAACTACATGCCTCAGGTCATGCCACTCAACAAGAGTTACAGTTGATGCTAAATTTAATGTTTCCTAAATACTTAATTCCTATCCATGGTGAATTTAAGATGATGCGAACCATAAAAAACATTGCTAATGAATGTGGCATTAAAAGCGAGGATGTGGCGCTTTTAAGTAATGGCCAAGTAATGTATTTAATTGATGAAGAACTTTATTATTCCAATGAAATTATTAATGCTGATCCTATTTATATAGAGAGTCATAACTCTTCTCCTGATCTTGCAAGAATAATTAAGCAAAGACAAATCCTTAGTCGTGATGGGATGTTTGCTGTTATTGTTGTTTTTGATAAGAATAATAACATCATTGGGATTCCAACCTTAATAACAAGGGGTTGTTTCTTTGCACTTGATTCCAATCCTTTAATGACAAAGATAGCCCATTCTGTTAAAAGAACTTTAGAAAGTGTTATCCAAAGTAAGAAGTTTAATAGTCATGAACAACTAACAAAGGAATTGAAACGAGTTTGTAAGGAAACTGTTTCTTACTTTATCTGAAAAAATAAAAACCGTAATCCCTTAATTTCAACTGTGCTTTCCTGGATCTAA
- the lepA gene encoding translation elongation factor 4, with protein MEQKNIRNFSIIAHIDHGKSTLSDRLLEHSLGFEKRLLQAQMLDTMEIERERGITIKLNAVELKINVDNNNYLFHLIDTPGHVDFTYEVSRSLAACEGVLLLVDATQGIQAQTISNAYLALENNLEIIPVINKIDMDNADIETTKDSLHNLLGVEKNSICLVSAKANLGIDQLIQTIIAKIPPPKGEINRPLKALLFDSYYDPYKGVVCFIRVFDGCLKVNDKVRFIKSNSVYQIVELGVKTPFFEKRDQLQAGDVGWFSAGIKKLRDVGVGDTIVSFDDQFTKPLAGYKKILPMIYCGLYPVDNSDYQNLKLAMEKIIISDAALEYEYETSQALGFGVRCGFLGLLHMDVIKERLEREYNLKLISAPPSVVYKVLLTNGKEISIDNPSLLPERSKIKAISEPFVKVFIDLPDQYLGSVIDLCQNFRGQYESLNEIDINRKRICYLMPLGEIIYSFFDKLKSISKGYASLNYEFYNYQHSQLEKVEIMLNKQKIDALSFISHKDFAFKRAKKFCTKLKELIPKHLFEIPIQATIGSKVIARETIKAVRKDVIAKLYGGDVSRKKKLLEKQKEGKKRLKAVGSVQLPQELFSHLLKDED; from the coding sequence ATGGAACAAAAAAACATTAGAAATTTTTCTATTATTGCCCATATTGATCATGGTAAATCTACCTTATCAGACCGCTTGTTAGAACATAGTTTAGGCTTTGAAAAAAGACTATTACAAGCGCAAATGCTTGATACTATGGAGATTGAAAGAGAAAGGGGTATTACCATTAAATTAAATGCTGTTGAATTGAAAATTAATGTTGATAACAACAACTATCTTTTTCATTTAATTGACACCCCTGGGCATGTTGATTTTACTTATGAAGTGTCTCGTTCTTTAGCAGCTTGTGAGGGAGTTTTATTGTTAGTAGATGCAACCCAAGGAATTCAAGCACAAACGATTTCCAATGCTTATCTTGCGTTGGAAAATAACCTGGAAATTATCCCAGTTATTAACAAGATAGATATGGATAATGCTGATATTGAAACAACAAAAGATTCACTCCATAACTTATTAGGAGTTGAAAAGAACAGTATCTGTTTAGTATCTGCAAAAGCTAACTTAGGGATTGATCAGTTAATTCAAACAATTATAGCTAAGATCCCCCCACCAAAAGGAGAAATTAATAGACCTTTAAAAGCATTACTCTTTGATAGTTACTATGATCCTTACAAGGGGGTTGTTTGTTTTATTAGGGTATTTGATGGTTGTTTAAAGGTTAATGATAAGGTTCGTTTTATTAAAAGTAATTCTGTTTACCAAATTGTGGAACTAGGGGTTAAAACCCCATTTTTTGAAAAAAGAGATCAATTGCAAGCAGGAGATGTTGGTTGGTTTTCAGCAGGGATAAAAAAACTTCGTGATGTTGGGGTTGGTGATACTATTGTTAGTTTTGATGATCAATTTACAAAACCCCTAGCAGGTTATAAAAAGATCTTACCCATGATCTATTGTGGTTTATATCCAGTTGATAACAGTGATTATCAAAACCTCAAGTTAGCGATGGAAAAGATCATAATCAGTGATGCAGCATTGGAATATGAATATGAAACATCCCAAGCGTTAGGTTTTGGGGTTAGGTGTGGTTTTCTAGGTCTTTTACATATGGATGTTATTAAAGAAAGATTGGAAAGAGAATACAACCTAAAACTCATCTCAGCTCCCCCTTCAGTTGTATATAAGGTGTTGTTAACAAATGGTAAAGAGATTAGTATTGACAATCCCTCTTTGTTACCAGAACGCTCCAAGATTAAAGCAATCAGTGAACCATTTGTAAAAGTCTTTATTGATTTACCTGATCAATATTTGGGCAGTGTTATTGATTTATGCCAAAACTTCAGGGGTCAATATGAAAGTTTAAATGAGATTGATATCAACAGAAAAAGAATCTGTTATCTGATGCCTTTAGGGGAAATTATCTACAGTTTTTTTGATAAGTTAAAGTCGATTAGTAAGGGTTATGCATCGTTAAACTATGAGTTTTATAACTACCAACATAGTCAACTGGAAAAAGTTGAGATCATGTTAAACAAACAAAAGATTGATGCATTATCTTTTATCAGTCATAAAGACTTTGCTTTTAAGCGGGCAAAAAAGTTTTGCACTAAGCTCAAAGAATTGATTCCCAAGCATCTGTTTGAGATCCCTATCCAAGCAACAATAGGGAGTAAAGTAATAGCAAGAGAGACAATCAAAGCAGTTAGAAAGGATGTAATAGCTAAACTTTATGGAGGGGATGTTAGTAGAAAAAAGAAGTTATTAGAGAAGCAAAAAGAGGGTAAAAAACGCTTGAAAGCAGTTGGGAGTGTTCAATTACCCCAAGAGCTATTTAGTCATTTGCTGAAAGATGAAGATTAA
- a CDS encoding adhesin has translation MPKVVLEYHNLNNQVVKESLEVEATQSSFNPTQRLKSGSPMKDTGKMGEKLSETTASSMSGMATSTRAKALKIEVERGSNVNQGELQSNDFAKKPFKDESNKKLDSQKEFPQGKVWKPVLSTDEITRERGMGAT, from the coding sequence GTGCCAAAAGTGGTATTAGAGTACCACAACCTGAATAACCAAGTAGTCAAAGAGAGTTTGGAAGTGGAAGCAACCCAATCATCCTTCAACCCCACCCAAAGGTTGAAGAGTGGGAGTCCAATGAAGGATACAGGAAAGATGGGGGAGAAACTCAGTGAAACAACTGCTTCATCCATGAGTGGTATGGCTACATCCACTCGAGCCAAGGCCCTTAAGATAGAGGTGGAAAGGGGGAGTAATGTCAATCAAGGCGAACTACAATCCAACGACTTTGCCAAAAAGCCGTTTAAAGATGAGAGCAATAAGAAGTTGGATTCACAGAAGGAGTTTCCCCAAGGAAAGGTTTGAAAACCGGTGTTGAGTACAGATGAGATAACAAGAGAGAGGGGGATGGGGGCGACTTAG
- the glf gene encoding UDP-galactopyranose mutase, translating to MMLFSSPSCVNINSFDILIVGAGISGIVLANILANHNKRVLIVEKRDHIGGNCYDKVDSKTQLLFHQYGPHIFHTNNQTVINFISPFFELNNYHHRVGLKLKNNLDLTLPFDFQQIYKLMGKDGRKLVSFFKENFSLNTHLSLAELQLIDNPLAQKLYQFLISNVYKPYSVKMWGLPFAMINENVINRVKIVLSEQSSYFPDAIIQGLPKSGYTNSFLKMLANPLIDVQLNCKDNLLVYQDEKLFFNNNLIEKPVVYCGLIDKLFNFCFGHLQYRSLAFSWKRFNQKKYQTYPVVNMPLAKSITRSVEYKQLTNQGSFKPQTIVSFETPGSYAINDPRFNEPYYPINNTLNDTLFKKYWKKASKLKNLHLLGRLATYQYIDMDKAILLSIKKAQQLLS from the coding sequence GTGATGTTGTTTTCTTCCCCCAGTTGCGTGAACATAAATAGTTTTGATATTTTAATTGTTGGTGCTGGTATTAGTGGAATAGTACTAGCTAACATCTTAGCTAATCACAATAAAAGGGTTTTAATTGTTGAAAAAAGAGATCATATTGGTGGTAACTGTTATGATAAAGTTGATAGTAAAACTCAACTCTTGTTTCACCAGTATGGACCCCATATTTTCCATACTAACAACCAAACTGTTATTAACTTTATCTCACCCTTCTTTGAACTAAATAACTACCACCATCGGGTTGGTTTAAAATTGAAAAATAACCTAGATTTAACCTTACCCTTTGATTTTCAACAGATCTATAAACTAATGGGAAAAGATGGTAGAAAACTCGTTAGTTTTTTTAAAGAAAATTTCAGTTTAAATACTCATCTATCATTAGCAGAATTACAACTAATTGATAATCCTTTAGCACAAAAACTCTATCAGTTTTTAATTAGTAATGTTTATAAACCATACAGTGTCAAAATGTGGGGTTTACCATTTGCAATGATTAATGAGAATGTTATTAACAGGGTCAAGATAGTTTTAAGTGAACAAAGCAGTTATTTTCCTGATGCAATTATCCAGGGATTACCTAAATCAGGTTATACAAACAGTTTTCTTAAGATGTTAGCCAATCCCTTAATTGATGTGCAGTTAAACTGCAAAGATAACCTTTTAGTTTATCAAGATGAAAAACTGTTTTTTAACAATAACTTAATAGAAAAACCAGTTGTTTACTGTGGCTTAATTGACAAGCTATTTAACTTTTGCTTTGGTCATTTGCAATACCGTTCTCTTGCCTTTAGTTGAAAAAGATTTAACCAAAAAAAATACCAAACCTACCCTGTTGTTAATATGCCTTTAGCTAAATCAATCACAAGGAGTGTGGAATACAAACAACTAACAAACCAAGGTTCTTTCAAACCGCAAACCATCGTTAGTTTTGAAACCCCTGGCAGCTATGCAATTAACGATCCTAGGTTTAATGAACCTTATTACCCAATTAACAATACACTAAATGATACTCTTTTTAAAAAGTACTGAAAAAAAGCAAGTAAGTTAAAGAATCTACACCTTTTGGGAAGATTAGCAACCTACCAATACATTGATATGGATAAAGCAATCCTACTTAGTATTAAAAAAGCCCAACAACTGTTAAGTTAA